One genomic region from Thermoleptolyngbya sichuanensis A183 encodes:
- a CDS encoding ABC transporter permease, translating to MLELFLAELRRSWIQLLRYSTEAIAGIVITTVVFYGLFLSARYIAGPNLQFGDRLDAVVIGYVLWTLALFIMSDVAGNLQREAQTGTLEQLFLSPYSPPRLFLTRALASLTIQLTLIACILGVISLLTGTRLSFPPAVLPAFATVLLGAYGLAFAMGSLSLLLKQVQQLLGIFQFALLFLLAVPSETWSGPMRLLGLLLPMAPGAGLMRDVMARGVPLKADNFGLALLNGAIYFALGLTLFHLAERETKRRGKLAGY from the coding sequence ATGCTCGAACTCTTTTTGGCGGAACTGCGCCGAAGCTGGATTCAACTGCTGCGATACTCCACCGAGGCGATCGCCGGAATTGTCATTACCACCGTCGTGTTCTACGGGCTGTTTCTGAGTGCGCGGTATATTGCCGGGCCAAACTTGCAATTTGGCGATCGCCTTGATGCTGTGGTGATTGGCTACGTGCTGTGGACGCTGGCGCTGTTCATCATGAGCGACGTGGCGGGCAACTTGCAGCGCGAGGCACAGACGGGCACGCTAGAGCAGCTATTTCTATCGCCCTATAGCCCGCCCCGGCTCTTCCTGACGCGGGCGCTAGCCAGCCTAACGATTCAACTGACGCTGATTGCCTGCATTCTCGGCGTAATTTCCTTGCTCACGGGAACGCGGCTGTCCTTTCCGCCTGCGGTGCTGCCTGCCTTTGCCACGGTGCTGCTAGGAGCCTACGGGCTGGCCTTTGCGATGGGGTCATTGTCGCTCTTGCTAAAGCAGGTACAGCAGCTTTTGGGAATCTTTCAGTTTGCGCTGCTGTTTTTGCTGGCGGTGCCGTCGGAAACTTGGTCAGGGCCAATGCGGCTGCTGGGGCTGCTGCTGCCGATGGCTCCGGGTGCGGGGCTGATGCGTGATGTGATGGCGCGGGGTGTGCCGCTCAAGGCCGACAACTTTGGGCTGGCGCTGCTGAATGGTGCGATTTACTTTGCCCTAGGGCTGACGCTGTTTCACCTGGCCGAGCGCGAAACCAAGCGGCGCGGTAAGCTGGCGGGCTACTAA
- a CDS encoding hemolysin family protein codes for MPSVAVEVLIVLLLILANGIFAMSEMAIVSARKIRLQEMAERGDKKAQAAIELATSPNRFLSTVQIGITLIGILAGAFGGAMIANTLAGAIAQVTALEPYSGAIALSVVVLTITYLSLIIGELVPKRIALSNPEKIARAVSRPMRCLSSLAYPLVHLLSASTEGILKLVGVNQSSDEPLVTEEEIKVMVRQGAEAGMFDAAEQDMVERVFHLGDQRVSGLMTPRLEIVWLDLNDPEHINRQKIIENGHSRYLVCQETLDNVLGVAHVTDLLSRSLSDQPFDLAGNLRQPLFVPESSPALKVLELFKQSSTHLAIIVDEYGVVQGIVTLNDVMEVIIGDVPMADHGFEAAIVQREDGSWLLDGMLPIDRLKELFDLDELPDEDRGNYQTLGGFVIMQLGRIPAAADYFNWHNLRFEVMDMDGNRVDKMLVMPVVQKEDGRLGE; via the coding sequence ATGCCTTCCGTTGCTGTTGAAGTTTTAATCGTGCTGCTGCTGATTTTGGCAAATGGCATCTTTGCGATGTCGGAGATGGCGATTGTGTCTGCCCGCAAAATCCGTCTTCAGGAGATGGCCGAGCGAGGCGACAAAAAAGCCCAGGCAGCGATAGAACTGGCGACTTCTCCCAATCGGTTTCTCTCAACGGTGCAAATTGGCATTACGCTCATCGGCATTCTGGCGGGCGCGTTTGGCGGGGCGATGATTGCGAATACCCTGGCAGGGGCGATCGCCCAGGTTACCGCGCTTGAACCCTACAGCGGGGCGATCGCCCTCAGCGTCGTCGTCCTGACGATCACCTACCTCTCGCTGATTATTGGCGAACTGGTGCCCAAGCGCATCGCCCTCAGCAACCCCGAAAAAATCGCCAGGGCAGTCTCTCGCCCCATGCGCTGCCTCTCGTCTCTAGCCTATCCGCTGGTGCATTTATTAAGCGCTTCCACCGAAGGCATCCTGAAACTGGTGGGTGTAAATCAGTCTTCTGATGAACCCCTGGTGACGGAAGAAGAAATTAAGGTGATGGTGCGCCAAGGCGCAGAGGCCGGCATGTTTGATGCAGCCGAGCAAGACATGGTGGAGCGAGTGTTTCACCTAGGCGACCAGCGCGTCAGCGGCCTGATGACTCCGCGCTTGGAAATTGTCTGGCTAGACCTCAATGACCCCGAACACATTAACCGCCAAAAAATCATTGAAAATGGACATAGCCGCTATTTGGTTTGTCAGGAAACGCTAGACAACGTGCTGGGCGTGGCTCACGTCACCGATCTACTCTCCCGCAGCCTGTCCGACCAGCCCTTTGACCTGGCGGGCAACCTGCGGCAACCGCTGTTTGTGCCCGAATCCAGCCCCGCGCTGAAGGTGCTGGAGTTGTTCAAACAGTCCAGCACCCACCTAGCCATCATCGTGGACGAATACGGCGTGGTGCAGGGCATTGTCACGCTGAATGACGTGATGGAGGTCATCATTGGCGATGTGCCGATGGCAGACCACGGGTTTGAAGCCGCCATCGTGCAGCGCGAGGACGGCTCCTGGCTGCTAGACGGCATGTTGCCCATCGACAGGCTTAAAGAACTGTTCGACCTTGACGAACTGCCGGATGAAGACCGAGGCAACTATCAAACGCTGGGAGGCTTTGTAATCATGCAGCTTGGCCGGATTCCCGCCGCCGCTGACTATTTCAACTGGCACAACCTGCGGTTTGAGGTGATGGATATGGACGGCAATCGCGTAGATAAGATGCTGGTGATGCCAGTGGTGCAGAAGGAAGATGGCAGGCTGGGGGAATGA
- the mfd gene encoding transcription-repair coupling factor, with product MVFSSICRVMGRSPLTAELLTKLNQQRRLILNGIARLPKGLVASTLAQVAQRPLLVIAATLEEAGRWTAQLEAMGWNTVHFYPTSEASPYEPFDPESEMTWGQLQVLADLARVESSPHLSQLAIVSTERSLQPHLPPVETFRQFCITLTQGLEIDLKSLSRQLALLGYEKVAMVETEGQWSQRGDIIDVFPVAAELPVRLELFGDELEKIREFDPASQRSLDNVPQLVLTATDFAPMVLLGLGASGQGDLAESLELLKPYLSPEEAERLAESRRLEGARRFLGLAFERPASLLDYLPENTLVAIDEVEQCQAHGDRWFDHAEDHWREICGGQGTVGDGLAAQSPPAPTLPKTHRPFTESLAACDRFLCLHLSELAEEGSGLNLASRPVPAVPHQFGRLAETIRQERDRQFGIWLISAQPSRSVALLQEHDCPAQFIPNPHDYPAIDRLQANRVPTAVKYSGLAELEGFILPTFRIVVITDREFFGQHTLATPSYVRKRRRAASKQVDPNKLQPGDYVVHKNHGIGQFIKLESLTLDNETREYLVLKYADGLLRVAADQVNALSRFRGVGEGKPELSKMTGKAWERTKQKVRKAIKKVAFDLLQLYAQRAQQQGHAYPPDTPWQEEMEDSFPYQPTTDQLKAIQDVKRDMEGDRPMDRLVCGDVGFGKTEVAIRAVFKAITAGKQVALLAPTTILTQQHYHTLKERFAPYPIQVGLLNRFRTNAEKQDILKRLASGELDVVVGTHQLLGKGVQFKDLGLLVVDEEQRFGVNQKEKIKTLKTQVDVLTLSATPIPRTLYMALSGVREMSLITTPPPSRRPIKTHLSPYDPEMVRTAIRQELDRGGQVFYVVPRVEGIEETAAKLREMVPGVRMAIAHGQMQEGELEATMLTFNNGEADILVCTTIIESGLDIPRVNTILIEDAQKFGLSQLYQLRGRVGRAGIQAHAWLFYPKQSQLTETARQRLRAIQEFTQLGSGYQLAMRDMEIRGVGNLLGAEQSGQMDAIGFDLYMEMLEEAIKEIRGQEIPQVDDTQIDLRLTAFIPTDYIPDLDQKMSAYRAVAAAQTKQELTEIAVDWSDRYGPIPPAALQLFRVVELKQIAKKLGFSRIKPDGNQHVVLETPMEEPAWNLLKDKLPSHLQPRFVYTSGKVTVRGLGALSADLQLENLIDWLSRMQGALLEPSLV from the coding sequence ATGGTGTTTTCGTCAATTTGTCGCGTCATGGGGCGATCGCCCCTCACGGCCGAACTGCTCACCAAGCTGAACCAGCAGCGCCGCCTCATTCTCAACGGCATCGCCCGCCTGCCCAAGGGACTGGTCGCCTCTACCCTGGCCCAAGTGGCCCAGCGCCCGCTGCTGGTGATTGCCGCCACGCTGGAGGAAGCCGGCCGCTGGACGGCCCAACTAGAGGCGATGGGCTGGAACACGGTGCATTTCTACCCCACGTCGGAAGCGTCGCCCTACGAACCCTTTGACCCCGAATCGGAGATGACCTGGGGGCAGTTGCAGGTGTTGGCAGATTTGGCGCGGGTCGAGTCGTCGCCCCATCTGTCTCAGCTTGCGATTGTGTCCACCGAGCGATCGCTCCAGCCGCACCTGCCGCCTGTGGAGACGTTTCGCCAGTTTTGCATCACGCTGACCCAGGGCTTGGAAATTGACCTGAAATCCCTCAGTCGCCAACTGGCGCTGCTGGGCTACGAAAAAGTAGCGATGGTGGAAACGGAGGGGCAGTGGAGCCAGCGGGGAGACATTATCGACGTGTTTCCGGTGGCGGCGGAGTTGCCCGTGCGCCTGGAGCTATTTGGCGATGAGCTAGAGAAGATCCGCGAGTTTGACCCCGCCAGCCAGCGATCGCTCGACAATGTGCCCCAGTTGGTGCTGACGGCAACGGATTTTGCGCCGATGGTGTTGTTAGGGTTGGGGGCCAGCGGTCAGGGCGATTTGGCAGAAAGTTTGGAGCTTCTCAAGCCGTACCTATCCCCGGAAGAAGCAGAGCGGCTGGCGGAAAGCAGGCGGCTGGAAGGGGCGCGGCGGTTTCTGGGGCTGGCGTTTGAGCGGCCCGCGTCGCTGCTGGATTATTTACCAGAGAATACCCTGGTCGCCATTGATGAGGTGGAGCAGTGTCAGGCGCATGGCGATCGCTGGTTTGACCATGCAGAAGACCACTGGCGCGAGATATGCGGGGGGCAGGGGACCGTGGGCGACGGCTTGGCCGCGCAATCTCCCCCGGCTCCAACCCTCCCCAAGACCCACCGACCGTTTACGGAGTCCCTTGCGGCGTGCGATCGCTTTCTGTGTCTACACCTTTCCGAACTGGCGGAGGAGGGCAGCGGGCTGAACCTGGCGAGCCGCCCGGTTCCCGCCGTGCCGCACCAGTTTGGGCGCTTGGCAGAGACGATTCGCCAGGAGCGCGATCGCCAGTTTGGGATCTGGCTGATTTCGGCGCAGCCGTCGCGGTCGGTGGCGCTGTTGCAAGAACACGACTGTCCGGCGCAGTTCATCCCCAACCCCCACGACTATCCGGCCATCGATCGGCTCCAGGCGAACCGCGTGCCGACAGCGGTGAAGTATTCCGGTCTGGCAGAGCTAGAGGGCTTCATTCTGCCAACGTTCCGCATCGTCGTCATCACCGACCGCGAGTTCTTTGGGCAGCACACCCTGGCCACGCCCAGCTACGTCCGCAAGCGTCGCCGCGCCGCCTCCAAACAAGTTGACCCGAACAAACTGCAACCGGGTGATTACGTCGTCCACAAAAACCACGGCATTGGCCAGTTCATCAAGCTGGAAAGCCTGACGCTGGACAACGAAACCCGCGAATATCTGGTGCTGAAATATGCCGACGGGCTGCTGCGGGTGGCGGCGGATCAGGTGAATGCGCTGTCGCGGTTTCGCGGCGTGGGCGAGGGCAAACCCGAACTCAGCAAGATGACGGGCAAAGCCTGGGAACGCACCAAGCAAAAGGTTCGCAAGGCGATTAAGAAAGTTGCCTTTGACCTGTTGCAACTCTACGCCCAGCGGGCCCAGCAGCAGGGCCACGCCTACCCGCCGGATACGCCCTGGCAGGAGGAAATGGAAGACTCGTTCCCCTACCAGCCCACGACCGACCAGCTCAAGGCGATTCAGGACGTGAAGCGGGATATGGAGGGCGATCGCCCGATGGATCGGCTGGTCTGCGGCGACGTGGGCTTCGGCAAAACGGAAGTCGCCATCCGCGCTGTGTTCAAGGCGATCACCGCTGGGAAACAGGTCGCCCTGCTCGCGCCGACGACGATCCTGACGCAGCAGCATTACCACACCCTGAAGGAGCGCTTTGCCCCATACCCGATTCAGGTCGGTCTGCTGAACCGTTTTCGCACCAATGCCGAAAAGCAGGACATCCTGAAGCGCCTCGCCTCTGGGGAACTGGATGTGGTGGTGGGGACGCACCAGCTTTTGGGTAAGGGCGTGCAGTTCAAAGACTTGGGGCTACTGGTGGTAGACGAAGAGCAGCGCTTTGGCGTGAACCAAAAGGAAAAAATCAAAACCCTGAAAACCCAGGTAGACGTGCTGACCCTCAGCGCTACGCCGATTCCCCGGACGCTTTACATGGCGCTGTCGGGCGTGCGCGAAATGAGCTTGATTACCACGCCGCCGCCCTCCCGCCGCCCCATCAAGACCCACCTGTCGCCCTACGATCCGGAGATGGTGCGGACGGCAATTCGGCAGGAACTCGATCGCGGTGGGCAGGTGTTTTACGTGGTGCCACGGGTGGAGGGCATTGAGGAAACCGCCGCCAAGCTCCGAGAGATGGTGCCGGGGGTGCGGATGGCGATCGCCCACGGGCAGATGCAGGAAGGCGAACTGGAAGCCACCATGCTCACCTTCAACAACGGCGAGGCAGATATCCTTGTCTGCACCACCATTATCGAATCGGGGCTGGACATCCCCCGTGTGAATACAATTCTGATCGAAGACGCGCAGAAGTTCGGTCTGTCCCAGCTTTACCAACTCCGGGGACGGGTCGGCCGCGCGGGCATCCAGGCCCATGCGTGGCTATTTTACCCAAAACAAAGCCAGCTCACGGAAACCGCCCGTCAGCGGCTGCGCGCCATTCAGGAATTTACCCAGCTTGGCTCTGGCTATCAGTTGGCCATGCGCGATATGGAGATTCGCGGCGTGGGTAATTTGCTAGGCGCGGAGCAGTCGGGGCAGATGGACGCAATCGGCTTTGACCTGTACATGGAAATGCTGGAGGAAGCCATCAAGGAAATTCGCGGGCAGGAAATTCCCCAGGTGGACGACACCCAGATCGACCTACGCCTCACTGCCTTCATCCCCACCGACTATATCCCCGACCTGGATCAAAAGATGAGCGCCTATCGCGCCGTCGCCGCTGCCCAGACCAAGCAGGAATTGACCGAGATTGCGGTGGATTGGAGCGATCGCTATGGCCCCATTCCCCCCGCCGCGCTGCAACTGTTCCGCGTGGTGGAACTAAAGCAGATTGCCAAGAAACTAGGCTTCTCGCGCATCAAGCCCGACGGCAATCAGCATGTCGTGCTAGAAACGCCAATGGAAGAACCCGCCTGGAACCTGCTGAAGGACAAGCTGCCCAGCCACCTGCAACCCCGCTTTGTCTACACCTCCGGCAAAGTCACCGTCCGTGGCCTAGGGGCCCTCAGCGCCGACCTCCAGCTAGAGAACCTGATCGACTGGCTGAGCCGGATGCAGGGGGCCTTGTTGGAGCCGAGCTTGGTTTAG
- a CDS encoding HNH endonuclease gives MLTTPLSQQCNHCGAGPHQAKLTIDHIIPLAQGGVNDLSNLQVLCRRCNSSKQHGFDTKRDCHFNRTFGSQHHQR, from the coding sequence TTGTTGACCACCCCCTTGAGCCAGCAATGCAACCACTGCGGCGCGGGGCCACACCAGGCAAAACTGACGATTGATCACATCATTCCGCTGGCGCAAGGTGGGGTAAACGACCTGAGCAACCTGCAAGTGCTGTGTCGGCGATGCAACTCATCCAAGCAGCATGGATTTGATACGAAGCGCGACTGTCATTTCAACAGGACTTTTGGATCGCAGCACCACCAGCGGTGA
- a CDS encoding M48 family metallopeptidase, with the protein MIDFLLHQFGNLRRRWLYGLMAGVMATGLIVLSPSPSHSQTVPRWLELLIRGAQIVQISNMSERQELELGRQINQQLLTRQFRLYQNSTVSEYVNRVGQGLVPHSDRPQIPYTFQVVESNQINAFATMGGYVYVTTALLQAMDNEAELAGVLGHEIGHIASRHSVEQLRDRAIAAGAARAAGLDRNTAVALGVELAINRPNSRRDEYEADERGLSNIIRAGYAPIGLVSFMEKLQQRGGSVPTFLSTHPNSGERAARLRQMVDATILSQGRGLDTADYRNQIRSLVR; encoded by the coding sequence ATGATTGACTTTCTCCTTCACCAATTTGGCAATCTGCGCCGCCGCTGGCTCTATGGGTTGATGGCAGGCGTGATGGCAACTGGGCTAATTGTGCTTAGCCCTTCGCCGTCTCATTCGCAAACCGTGCCGCGCTGGCTGGAACTGCTGATTCGCGGGGCGCAAATTGTTCAAATCTCCAATATGTCGGAGCGGCAAGAGTTGGAGCTAGGTCGGCAGATCAACCAGCAATTGTTGACGCGGCAGTTTCGGCTTTATCAGAATTCGACGGTTTCTGAATACGTTAACCGCGTGGGACAGGGACTCGTGCCCCACAGCGATCGCCCCCAGATTCCCTATACCTTCCAGGTGGTCGAGAGCAACCAGATCAATGCCTTTGCCACAATGGGCGGCTATGTCTACGTCACCACTGCGCTGCTGCAAGCAATGGACAATGAGGCTGAGCTAGCGGGCGTATTGGGGCATGAGATTGGGCACATTGCCTCGCGCCACTCGGTTGAGCAGTTGCGCGATCGGGCGATCGCCGCTGGGGCCGCCCGCGCCGCCGGACTGGATCGCAACACGGCCGTTGCCCTAGGTGTGGAACTCGCCATCAACCGACCCAACAGCCGCCGTGACGAATACGAAGCAGACGAGCGCGGCCTTAGCAATATAATCCGCGCTGGCTATGCCCCGATTGGCCTGGTTAGCTTTATGGAAAAACTCCAGCAGCGGGGCGGCTCGGTGCCCACTTTCCTGAGTACCCACCCCAATTCTGGGGAACGCGCTGCCCGCCTGCGACAGATGGTAGATGCAACCATCCTGTCCCAAGGTAGAGGGCTAGACACTGCCGACTATCGCAACCAGATTCGTTCGCTTGTGCGCTAA
- a CDS encoding T3SS effector HopA1 family protein — MTFRLDHQNVFDYLVRQKLCDRPSESVLSIEAKSSKNFNLLVRLTGDRLLLVKQEPLDAQGNAAGDLLIEGQVQSLFQAHSELSSLIPLTAGILLFDPVHHILVMNYLQDYLDLETFYAEQQVFPAAIAHQLGHLAAQFHRTTLDYWPIYHQLHPDEEALHRAALQQTQTAAMAEDEIATIVPNFEDGLEWLTPEDLGRISEDGQRFFELYFQAEDLRRAIAHLSEIYDPCCLTHQDFKFGNVLLHRNWPQLIRASSKELKELAGSAESAKKSSATNQPWNAAPQPLRLIDWEKAEWGDPALDMGFLIACYLRLWLQSLVVSGLDLTEALRLVAVPLEALQPSLRLLVRGYGAAFPEMGRSPVFWQRAMQFAGYSLVRTLRVKALHFEPLGNVGICTMQVANSLLNRPEAAIRSIFGGPLLDWIDREASDAELGNQPDSQSDLAATSGSSELAGSPATVPNATPTLKLPPRAGLDDLLRHLHISPEGRIYHDRCPAAVLVEDDRPFDQLPPEVQRSYLRLQLRNVIYDLYFCGRHLTDQPAATDLRNSVQAGVDVEFFEQLSAANTGQGYFDAGWIVTQIDETTALVQRNGLILRLERDRHLSPSQRHPAVGDMVAVWMPPHRMDASFYTVLGDRGPISPDAPAVQVYFNLSAAGAIALMRVLIPALNQAKLPFSLGLLHDPADYGRRDAAILRLCQVDWAAAAPMLRQAYPVVRSHLQRAVPLFTKALAPGVGLAEEPMEEPMEEACNEAIEFGLHRAQLVADGLLDSADPTARLAAIARQFQQAGLWLDRPYLNPGAGDRYSL, encoded by the coding sequence ATGACGTTTAGATTAGATCATCAGAACGTTTTTGATTATCTAGTGAGGCAAAAGCTGTGCGATCGCCCATCGGAATCCGTTCTTTCTATTGAAGCCAAATCTTCCAAAAACTTTAATTTGCTGGTGCGACTGACGGGCGATCGCCTGCTGCTGGTGAAACAGGAACCACTGGATGCCCAGGGCAATGCCGCTGGAGATTTGCTGATTGAAGGGCAGGTGCAATCTCTATTTCAAGCACATTCTGAACTGAGTAGTTTGATTCCCCTAACGGCGGGCATTTTGCTGTTTGATCCAGTCCATCACATCCTGGTGATGAACTATCTTCAGGACTATCTCGATCTGGAAACTTTCTATGCTGAACAGCAGGTATTTCCAGCGGCGATCGCCCACCAGTTAGGGCATCTAGCCGCGCAATTTCACCGCACTACGCTGGACTATTGGCCGATTTATCACCAGCTTCATCCCGACGAGGAGGCACTTCATCGGGCTGCCCTCCAGCAAACCCAAACGGCGGCAATGGCAGAGGACGAAATTGCCACGATTGTTCCCAATTTTGAAGACGGTCTGGAGTGGCTGACTCCAGAAGATTTGGGGCGGATCAGCGAAGATGGGCAGCGGTTTTTTGAGCTGTATTTTCAGGCTGAGGATCTGCGGAGGGCGATCGCCCATTTAAGCGAGATTTACGACCCCTGCTGCCTCACGCATCAAGATTTCAAGTTTGGCAATGTGCTATTGCATCGCAACTGGCCGCAGTTGATTCGAGCCTCCTCTAAAGAATTAAAAGAATTAGCAGGATCAGCAGAATCGGCTAAAAAATCATCCGCGACCAATCAGCCTTGGAATGCTGCCCCGCAACCGCTGCGCCTGATCGACTGGGAAAAGGCAGAATGGGGCGACCCAGCGCTGGATATGGGCTTTCTGATTGCTTGCTATCTGCGGCTATGGCTACAGAGTTTGGTCGTGTCGGGGCTGGATTTGACCGAGGCGCTGCGGCTGGTGGCCGTCCCGCTGGAGGCTCTCCAGCCGTCGCTGCGATTGCTCGTGCGCGGCTATGGAGCGGCGTTTCCCGAAATGGGGCGATCGCCAGTCTTTTGGCAGCGGGCGATGCAGTTTGCAGGCTATAGCCTGGTTCGCACGCTGCGGGTCAAGGCGCTACATTTCGAGCCGCTGGGCAATGTGGGCATTTGCACGATGCAGGTGGCGAATTCGCTGCTCAATCGGCCAGAAGCGGCGATTCGGTCAATTTTTGGCGGGCCGCTTCTGGACTGGATAGACAGGGAAGCATCTGACGCAGAATTGGGCAACCAGCCAGATAGCCAATCCGACCTTGCGGCGACATCCGGCTCTAGCGAACTAGCAGGTTCCCCCGCGACAGTTCCAAACGCGACCCCGACGCTTAAGCTGCCGCCCAGAGCGGGGCTAGACGATTTGCTGCGACATCTCCACATCAGCCCAGAGGGACGGATTTATCACGATCGCTGTCCGGCGGCGGTGCTAGTAGAAGACGATCGCCCCTTTGACCAGTTGCCGCCAGAGGTGCAGCGCTCCTATCTGCGGCTCCAGCTTCGCAACGTGATCTACGACCTCTATTTCTGCGGCCGACATCTGACCGACCAACCTGCGGCAACGGATCTGCGAAACTCGGTGCAGGCTGGGGTGGATGTGGAATTTTTTGAGCAGCTTAGCGCAGCAAACACAGGACAGGGCTATTTTGACGCAGGCTGGATCGTCACGCAGATCGACGAAACGACGGCCTTGGTTCAGCGCAATGGGTTGATTTTGCGGCTGGAGCGCGATCGCCATTTATCTCCCTCCCAAAGACATCCGGCAGTGGGCGACATGGTTGCGGTGTGGATGCCACCCCATCGCATGGACGCGAGTTTCTATACTGTTTTGGGCGATCGCGGCCCGATTTCGCCCGATGCGCCAGCGGTGCAGGTCTATTTCAACCTGTCGGCTGCGGGGGCGATCGCTCTCATGCGCGTCCTGATTCCCGCGCTAAATCAGGCAAAACTGCCCTTTTCCCTCGGCCTGCTGCACGACCCAGCCGACTATGGGCGACGCGACGCAGCCATCTTGCGGCTGTGCCAGGTCGATTGGGCTGCGGCGGCTCCGATGCTGCGGCAGGCTTATCCGGTTGTGCGATCGCACCTCCAGCGGGCCGTGCCTCTGTTTACCAAGGCCCTCGCGCCAGGAGTGGGGCTAGCGGAGGAACCGATGGAGGAACCGATGGAGGAAGCCTGCAACGAGGCGATCGAGTTTGGGCTGCACCGCGCTCAGTTGGTTGCCGATGGGCTGCTAGACAGCGCCGACCCCACCGCCCGGCTAGCGGCGATCGCCCGTCAGTTTCAGCAGGCAGGGCTGTGGCTTGACCGGCCGTACCTGAATCCTGGTGCGGGCGATCGCTACTCGCTTTGA
- a CDS encoding response regulator transcription factor has protein sequence MTRVLIAEDEPRIAAFLEKGFRANGFATAIAPDGQTACDMITSQEFDLLILDLGLPKKDGWTVLEELRGQGEQLPIIILTASDSVYDTVAGLESGADDYVTKPFRFEELLARARLRLRHTRTTQGAEMRLQVGNIELDLQAHQLCVGDRQIELSAREFALAETFLRNPGRVLSHEHLLKHVWGYDYDPGSNIVNVYVGYLRKKMGNGYIETVRGIGYRFQP, from the coding sequence ATGACCCGCGTGTTGATTGCAGAAGATGAGCCGCGCATTGCTGCTTTTCTAGAAAAGGGATTTCGGGCCAATGGCTTTGCAACGGCGATCGCCCCCGATGGACAAACTGCCTGCGACATGATTACCAGCCAGGAGTTTGACCTGCTGATTTTGGATCTGGGGCTGCCCAAAAAAGACGGCTGGACGGTGCTGGAGGAACTGCGCGGGCAAGGCGAACAACTGCCCATTATCATCCTCACCGCCAGCGACAGCGTATACGACACTGTTGCCGGGCTAGAGAGCGGCGCAGATGATTACGTCACCAAGCCCTTTCGGTTTGAGGAATTGCTGGCCCGCGCCCGCCTGCGCCTGCGCCACACCCGCACGACCCAGGGTGCCGAAATGCGGCTGCAAGTGGGCAACATCGAGCTAGATTTGCAAGCGCATCAGCTTTGCGTGGGCGATCGCCAGATTGAGCTATCGGCCCGAGAATTTGCCCTAGCAGAAACGTTCCTGCGAAATCCAGGGCGGGTACTCAGCCACGAGCATTTACTCAAACACGTCTGGGGCTACGACTATGACCCCGGCTCCAATATTGTCAATGTCTACGTCGGCTATCTGCGAAAAAAGATGGGGAACGGGTACATCGAAACCGTACGCGGCATCGGTTATCGCTTTCAGCCGTAA